In the Hyphomonadaceae bacterium BL14 genome, one interval contains:
- a CDS encoding UDP-N-acetylmuramoyl-L-alanyl-D-glutamate--2,6-diaminopimelate ligase — MTRRLADLLPDGLAAPQGAHGLIVTGLALDSRKVRPGDLFAALPGVRVDGRQFIDAAIEKGAVCVLAPRGTSAPVPVIETDDPAGALAAIAAAFHPRQPGHIAAVTGTNGKSSTVEFLRQIWASAGISAAALGTLGVTREAGRTEVGYTTPDAIALHAALDALAGEGVSHLAMEASSHGLKQRRMDGVRVAVSAFTNLTQDHLDYHPDFEDYFAAKMRLFTALTPAGGRVVINMDSDWSARVEQTALAAGLEVMTLGWRGRDLAVREITPRPASQAVRFAWRGGERVAELPLIGEFQTANALGAAVMAIASGMDADTAFAALENLTGVAGRLQQAGITRQGAPILLDYAHTPDGLDKLLRAARPHTRGRVVLVFGAGGDRDPTKRAKMGAVAAQLADVCIVTDDNPRSEDPASIRAAILSACPGAQEIGDRESAMRAGIAMLEAGDTLLIAGKGHEIGQIVGDRIIPFDEPAIVTRLLQELETRS, encoded by the coding sequence ATGACCCGCCGCCTTGCCGATCTTCTGCCCGACGGGCTGGCTGCGCCGCAGGGCGCGCACGGGCTGATCGTCACGGGTCTGGCCCTGGACAGCCGCAAGGTGCGGCCCGGCGATCTGTTCGCCGCGCTGCCCGGCGTGCGCGTGGACGGTCGCCAGTTCATCGACGCCGCCATCGAAAAGGGTGCCGTCTGCGTGCTGGCACCGCGCGGCACATCCGCGCCGGTTCCGGTCATCGAGACCGATGATCCCGCCGGGGCGCTGGCGGCGATCGCCGCGGCATTCCATCCGCGCCAGCCCGGACACATCGCTGCGGTCACCGGCACCAATGGCAAAAGCTCCACCGTGGAGTTCCTGCGCCAGATCTGGGCGTCGGCGGGCATCAGCGCGGCCGCGCTGGGCACGCTCGGCGTGACACGCGAAGCCGGGCGCACGGAGGTGGGTTACACCACGCCGGATGCCATCGCGCTGCATGCGGCGCTGGATGCGCTGGCAGGCGAGGGGGTGTCGCACCTGGCCATGGAAGCGTCGTCCCACGGGCTCAAGCAGCGGCGCATGGATGGCGTGCGGGTAGCGGTCAGCGCGTTTACCAACCTCACCCAGGACCATCTCGACTATCACCCGGACTTTGAAGATTACTTCGCCGCCAAGATGCGGCTGTTCACAGCGCTGACGCCGGCAGGCGGGCGCGTGGTGATCAATATGGATTCCGACTGGTCGGCTCGGGTGGAGCAGACGGCTCTGGCCGCCGGGCTGGAGGTGATGACGCTGGGCTGGCGCGGCCGGGATCTGGCTGTGCGTGAAATCACGCCGCGTCCGGCCAGCCAGGCGGTGCGCTTTGCGTGGCGCGGCGGGGAGCGCGTGGCCGAGTTGCCGCTAATCGGCGAGTTCCAGACCGCCAATGCGCTGGGGGCCGCGGTGATGGCGATTGCGTCAGGCATGGACGCGGACACAGCCTTTGCGGCGCTGGAAAACCTGACGGGCGTGGCCGGTCGCCTGCAACAGGCGGGCATTACGCGTCAGGGCGCGCCGATCCTGCTCGACTACGCCCACACGCCTGACGGGCTGGACAAGCTGCTGCGCGCGGCGCGCCCCCATACGCGCGGGCGGGTCGTGCTGGTGTTCGGCGCGGGCGGCGACCGCGACCCCACCAAGCGCGCGAAGATGGGTGCCGTGGCGGCCCAGCTGGCAGACGTCTGCATCGTGACCGACGACAATCCGCGCAGCGAGGATCCGGCTTCGATCCGGGCGGCGATCCTGTCGGCGTGTCCGGGCGCGCAAGAGATCGGCGACCGTGAAAGCGCGATGCGCGCCGGCATCGCCATGCTGGAGGCGGGCGACACGCTGCTGATCGCGGGCAAGGGCCACGAGATCGGCCAGATTGTCGGCGACCGTATCATTCCGTTTGACGAGCCGGCCATCGTCACGCGCCTGCTGCAAGAGCTGGAGACGCGATCATGA
- a CDS encoding UDP-N-acetylmuramoyl-tripeptide--D-alanyl-D-alanine ligase, giving the protein MTAPLWTSAEAALATGGHPIGEGWAATGVSIDTRTLQPGDLFVALSDVRDGHEFAQAALDKGACAVLVSRADCCNGPRLVVDDTLAALQALGQGARLRSPALRIGVTGSVGKTSVKEALAVVLRAAGPAHWSVASYNNHWGVPLTLARMPQETRAAVFEMGMNHAGEIAALSAQVRPHVALITKIAPAHLENLGSMEAIADAKAEIFTGLEVDGVAVIPADDDFAPHLTQAVNASHAAFLINFGLARGAAVRVLSYTADGEGGSGDMDVMGKVRPFRLSQPGAHQAVNAAGVVAAAFAAGIDAELVLDALAGLAAQAGRGARFDVQLSDGRALTLIDDSYNANPASMRAAFASLCARTPSAGARRIAVLGEMLELGPDASALHAALAGPLAEAGVSAVIGVGKGMGALLEALPSQVEAVHAADWSAGIEQLDALAREGDVVLIKGSNASGVHRIAAALKSARAGASTQA; this is encoded by the coding sequence ATGACCGCGCCGCTGTGGACCTCTGCCGAGGCCGCGCTCGCCACAGGCGGGCACCCGATCGGTGAGGGCTGGGCTGCCACCGGCGTCTCCATCGACACCCGCACGCTGCAGCCGGGCGATCTGTTTGTGGCGCTGAGCGATGTCCGCGACGGCCATGAGTTCGCGCAAGCCGCGCTGGACAAGGGCGCGTGCGCGGTGCTGGTCTCACGCGCCGATTGCTGTAACGGCCCGCGCCTGGTGGTTGATGACACGCTGGCAGCCTTGCAGGCGCTGGGTCAGGGCGCGCGCCTGCGGTCACCGGCGCTGCGCATCGGCGTCACCGGGTCGGTGGGCAAGACCAGCGTGAAAGAGGCGCTGGCCGTGGTGCTGCGCGCGGCCGGTCCGGCCCACTGGAGCGTGGCCAGTTACAATAATCACTGGGGCGTGCCGCTGACCCTGGCGCGCATGCCGCAAGAGACACGCGCGGCGGTGTTTGAAATGGGCATGAACCATGCCGGCGAGATCGCGGCCCTGTCGGCGCAGGTGCGCCCCCATGTGGCGCTGATCACCAAAATCGCGCCTGCGCATCTGGAAAATCTCGGCTCCATGGAGGCCATTGCTGACGCCAAGGCGGAGATATTCACCGGGCTGGAGGTCGACGGCGTGGCGGTCATCCCCGCTGACGATGATTTTGCCCCGCATCTGACGCAAGCGGTGAACGCCTCGCACGCCGCCTTCCTGATCAATTTCGGCCTGGCGCGTGGTGCCGCTGTGCGGGTGCTGAGCTATACGGCGGACGGGGAAGGCGGATCGGGTGACATGGACGTTATGGGCAAGGTGCGCCCGTTCCGGCTCAGCCAGCCGGGTGCCCATCAGGCGGTGAATGCCGCCGGCGTGGTGGCGGCCGCGTTTGCCGCGGGCATTGATGCTGAACTGGTGCTGGATGCGCTGGCCGGGCTTGCCGCCCAGGCGGGCCGGGGTGCGCGCTTTGATGTGCAGCTGAGCGACGGGCGCGCCCTGACGCTGATCGATGACAGCTATAACGCCAACCCCGCCTCCATGCGCGCGGCGTTCGCCAGCCTGTGCGCGCGTACCCCGTCTGCGGGCGCACGGCGCATCGCGGTGCTGGGCGAAATGCTGGAGCTGGGCCCGGATGCGTCGGCGCTGCATGCGGCGCTCGCCGGTCCGCTGGCAGAGGCGGGCGTGAGCGCCGTGATCGGCGTTGGCAAAGGCATGGGCGCGCTTCTGGAGGCGTTGCCCTCACAGGTCGAAGCGGTTCACGCTGCAGACTGGAGCGCTGGCATTGAACAGCTGGACGCACTGGCGCGCGAGGGGGATGTCGTGCTCATCAAGGGCTCCAATGCCTCGGGCGTTCACAGGATCGCCGCTGCCCTGAAATCCGCGCGCGCCGGCGCGTCAACACAGGCCTGA
- the mraY gene encoding phospho-N-acetylmuramoyl-pentapeptide-transferase — MLYLLLSPLAEQFTLFNVLNYLTFRTGAAIMTAFVVALVVGMPFIGWLRKQGSQPIRDDGPESHVLTKAGTPTMGGFIILTGIVSGTLLWGDLSNAYLWVVMFVTISYGAIGFLDDWRKVTKRSHHGLSGKGKLALQGVVALIAVIWMVNLLDGAPNTPDDFSTSVAVPFFKDVLIPLGLVFFAFGVLVIVGASNAVNLTDGLDGLAIVPVMIAAGAFGVIAYMVGSSVYSNYLFLNFTPGTGELAVICGAMIGAGLGFLWYNAPPAMVFMGDTGSLSLGGAIGAIAVAVKHEIVLVIIGGLFVLEAVSVMVQVASFKLTGKRVFLMAPIHHHFEKLGWSESTIVVRFWIIAFVLALIGLSTLKLR; from the coding sequence ATGCTGTACCTGTTGCTGTCACCGCTCGCTGAACAATTCACCCTGTTCAATGTCCTCAATTACCTGACCTTCCGCACCGGCGCGGCGATCATGACCGCCTTCGTGGTGGCGCTGGTGGTGGGCATGCCGTTCATCGGATGGCTCAGGAAGCAGGGCTCTCAGCCGATCCGCGATGACGGCCCTGAAAGCCATGTGCTGACCAAGGCCGGGACGCCCACCATGGGCGGCTTTATCATCCTGACCGGCATCGTGTCGGGCACGCTGCTCTGGGGCGATTTGTCCAACGCCTATCTGTGGGTGGTGATGTTCGTGACCATCAGCTACGGCGCGATCGGCTTCCTCGATGACTGGCGCAAGGTCACCAAGCGTTCCCACCACGGTCTGTCGGGCAAGGGCAAGCTGGCGCTGCAGGGCGTGGTGGCGCTGATCGCGGTGATCTGGATGGTCAATCTGCTGGATGGTGCGCCCAATACGCCGGACGATTTCTCCACCTCGGTTGCAGTGCCCTTTTTCAAAGATGTGCTGATCCCGCTGGGCCTGGTCTTCTTTGCCTTCGGGGTGCTGGTGATTGTCGGAGCCTCCAATGCGGTGAACCTCACCGACGGGCTGGACGGGCTGGCCATCGTGCCGGTGATGATCGCGGCGGGCGCGTTCGGCGTGATCGCCTACATGGTCGGGTCATCGGTCTATTCCAATTACCTGTTTTTGAATTTCACCCCCGGCACCGGCGAGCTGGCCGTGATCTGCGGCGCGATGATCGGCGCCGGGCTGGGCTTTCTCTGGTATAACGCGCCGCCGGCCATGGTCTTCATGGGCGATACCGGCTCGCTGTCGCTGGGCGGCGCGATCGGCGCCATCGCGGTGGCGGTCAAGCACGAGATCGTCCTGGTCATCATTGGCGGGCTGTTCGTGCTCGAAGCCGTGTCGGTGATGGTGCAGGTGGCCAGCTTCAAGCTGACCGGAAAGCGCGTGTTCCTGATGGCCCCCATCCACCACCATTTTGAAAAGCTGGGCTGGTCTGAATCCACAATCGTGGTGCGGTTCTGGATCATCGCCTTTGTCCTCGCCCTGATCGGTCTGTCTACGCTGAAGCTGCGCTAG
- a CDS encoding FtsW/RodA/SpoVE family cell cycle protein gives MSLTRQYSRVLRELDKPLLVVILCLLGMGFMLVFAASPAVSSDADPFFYVRRQVMFMTAGVVIMMTAAAFSLTGVRRMSGLALLGSLVLLVLVLVVGQPINGSTRWLHLPGFSLQPSEIFKPAFIVFTAWLFSEEDRGAPAPGRLLALGIYGVAAVLLRLQPDIGQTALITLIFAAMLWIGGLSWRWTIGLGAGMAAGAAAAVNFVPYIQTRVATFLSSGGGPRNQTDIALDAIGSGGLWGLGPGEGRIKHVLPEAHNDYIFAVAGEEFGALAMLLIIALYALLFLRAWTLAMRLNDPFARLATAGLALLFALQALVNIAVNLDLAPSTGMTLPFLSYGGSSMLALAFSAGLMLALTRHRPGAYKPMRQRLVSAPA, from the coding sequence ATGAGCCTGACACGGCAGTATTCAAGGGTCCTGCGTGAGCTCGACAAGCCGCTTCTTGTGGTGATCCTGTGCCTGCTGGGCATGGGGTTCATGCTCGTTTTTGCCGCCAGTCCGGCGGTGTCCAGCGACGCCGATCCCTTCTTTTATGTGCGCCGTCAGGTGATGTTCATGACCGCGGGTGTGGTCATCATGATGACCGCTGCCGCCTTCTCGCTGACCGGCGTGCGGCGCATGTCTGGTCTGGCGCTGCTGGGGTCGCTGGTCTTGCTGGTCCTGGTCCTCGTGGTGGGCCAGCCCATCAACGGCTCCACGCGCTGGCTGCACCTGCCGGGGTTCTCGCTGCAGCCCAGCGAGATCTTCAAGCCGGCCTTCATCGTGTTCACCGCCTGGCTGTTCAGCGAGGAAGACCGCGGCGCGCCTGCCCCCGGGCGCCTTCTGGCGCTGGGGATTTACGGCGTGGCGGCGGTGCTTCTGAGGCTGCAGCCCGATATCGGCCAAACCGCGCTGATCACGCTGATTTTTGCCGCAATGCTGTGGATTGGCGGCCTGTCCTGGCGCTGGACCATCGGGCTGGGTGCCGGCATGGCCGCAGGCGCGGCGGCGGCGGTGAATTTCGTGCCGTACATTCAGACCCGCGTTGCCACCTTCCTGTCCAGCGGTGGCGGCCCGCGCAACCAGACCGACATCGCCTTGGATGCCATCGGCAGTGGTGGTCTGTGGGGTCTGGGGCCGGGAGAGGGGCGCATCAAGCACGTGCTGCCCGAGGCCCACAATGACTATATTTTTGCGGTGGCGGGCGAGGAGTTCGGCGCGCTGGCCATGTTGCTGATCATCGCGCTGTACGCGCTTTTGTTCCTGCGCGCCTGGACGCTGGCCATGCGGCTCAATGATCCCTTCGCGCGGCTGGCGACGGCGGGTCTGGCGCTGCTGTTCGCGCTGCAGGCGCTGGTCAATATTGCGGTCAATCTCGATCTGGCGCCCTCGACGGGCATGACGCTGCCTTTCCTGTCCTATGGCGGCTCGTCCATGCTGGCGCTGGCCTTCTCGGCGGGGCTGATGCTGGCGCTGACGCGGCACCGGCCCGGTGCCTATAAGCCCATGCGCCAGCGCCTGGTGAGTGCGCCGGCATGA
- the murG gene encoding undecaprenyldiphospho-muramoylpentapeptide beta-N-acetylglucosaminyltransferase produces MTGKRLVMAAGGTGGHIFPARAAAETLIKRGWRVRLVTDVRGARHTEGFPGDGVSVIRAASPFQSNPRRVPGALADLAAGLRATRALVKDFEPDVAAGFGGYPAFALLASARIASLPFVIHEQNAVLGRVNRLFARSAHTVASGFERLDRLPRKARHAVTGNPVRAAVLVARDTPYAPPSDDGEIRLLVLGGSLGARILSETVPAAIARLPAALRARLVVVQQTRDESLEAARAAYETAGVRAELSAFFDDMGARYAAAHLVISRAGASSVSELAAIGRPSILVPLAIAMDDHQTANAQGLVHAGAADAMAEADLTADSLSQRLESLLADGEALAARAAAARGTGRPDAHEALADLIERAAE; encoded by the coding sequence ATGACCGGCAAGCGTCTTGTCATGGCGGCAGGCGGCACGGGCGGGCATATTTTCCCGGCGCGCGCGGCAGCTGAAACCCTGATCAAACGCGGCTGGCGGGTGCGCCTGGTGACCGATGTGCGCGGCGCACGCCACACCGAAGGCTTTCCCGGAGACGGCGTCAGCGTCATCCGCGCGGCCAGCCCGTTCCAGTCCAATCCGCGCCGGGTGCCCGGTGCGCTGGCAGACCTGGCGGCGGGTCTGCGGGCCACGCGCGCCCTGGTGAAGGATTTCGAGCCGGACGTGGCTGCCGGGTTTGGCGGCTATCCCGCCTTTGCGCTTCTGGCCTCGGCGCGCATTGCCTCGCTGCCCTTCGTGATCCATGAGCAGAACGCAGTGCTGGGCCGGGTCAATCGGCTGTTCGCCAGATCGGCGCACACGGTCGCCTCGGGCTTCGAGCGGCTGGACCGCTTGCCCCGCAAGGCACGCCACGCCGTTACCGGCAATCCGGTGCGCGCTGCCGTTCTGGTCGCGCGCGACACGCCCTATGCGCCGCCTTCAGACGACGGTGAGATACGGCTTCTGGTGCTGGGCGGCAGTCTGGGCGCGCGCATCCTGTCCGAGACGGTGCCCGCTGCCATCGCGCGCCTGCCAGCAGCCCTGCGCGCCCGCCTGGTGGTGGTGCAGCAGACCCGTGATGAAAGTCTGGAGGCGGCCCGCGCCGCTTATGAAACGGCGGGTGTGCGCGCCGAGCTGTCGGCCTTTTTTGACGATATGGGTGCGCGCTATGCGGCGGCCCACCTGGTGATTTCGCGCGCGGGCGCATCATCGGTGTCAGAGCTTGCCGCCATCGGGCGCCCCTCGATTCTGGTGCCGCTGGCGATCGCCATGGACGATCACCAGACCGCCAACGCCCAGGGCCTGGTGCACGCCGGCGCCGCCGACGCCATGGCCGAGGCCGACCTTACGGCAGACAGCCTGTCACAGCGCCTTGAATCGCTGCTGGCGGACGGCGAAGCTCTCGCCGCGCGGGCTGCTGCGGCCCGCGGCACCGGCCGGCCCGACGCGCATGAGGCGCTGGCCGATCTCATCGAACGCGCCGCGGAGTAG
- the murC gene encoding UDP-N-acetylmuramate--L-alanine ligase codes for MPPRDLAAAASPVHFVGIGGIGMSGIAEVMLNLGYQVTGSDISESANVQRLRAKGAVIHIGHDGENVTGAGALVVSSAVRRDNPELVAARARRIPVVRRAEMLAELMRLKQCVAVAGTHGKTTTTSLVAALMDAAGFDPTVINGGIISAYGSNAKMGEGEWMVVEADESDGSFLKLRGTVGIITNIDPEHMEHYGDFDTLREAFRQFVENLPFYGFAVLCVDHPEVQALAARIEDRRVITYGFSPQADVRIVNHSGDAAGARFDLRFQARGAEPAVWAGLSLPMMGEHNVLNAAAALAVVQALGGQEDEARQGLAGFAGVKRRFTLVGEPGRVAVIDDYGHHPVEIAAVLKAARQRAGEGRVIAVVQPHRYTRLADLFEDFCTCFNDADSVLVTPVYTAGETPIEGADQDSLVAGLQRHSHRDASATTRETLAADLKSRIQPGDVVVCLGAGDITAWAAELPQRLEQG; via the coding sequence ATGCCCCCCAGAGACCTCGCCGCCGCGGCTTCGCCCGTCCATTTTGTCGGGATTGGCGGGATCGGGATGAGCGGCATCGCCGAGGTGATGCTCAATCTGGGCTATCAGGTCACCGGGTCGGACATTTCCGAAAGCGCCAATGTGCAGCGCCTGCGGGCCAAGGGCGCGGTCATCCATATCGGCCATGATGGCGAGAACGTCACGGGTGCCGGGGCGCTGGTGGTGTCCAGTGCCGTGCGCCGGGACAATCCCGAGCTGGTCGCGGCCCGCGCCCGGCGCATCCCGGTGGTGCGCCGCGCCGAAATGCTGGCCGAGCTGATGCGTCTGAAGCAATGCGTCGCCGTGGCCGGTACCCATGGCAAGACCACCACCACCTCGCTGGTGGCGGCGCTGATGGATGCAGCCGGGTTCGATCCCACCGTGATCAATGGCGGCATCATCTCGGCCTATGGCTCCAATGCCAAGATGGGCGAAGGCGAGTGGATGGTGGTGGAGGCCGACGAGAGCGACGGCTCTTTCCTGAAACTGCGCGGCACGGTGGGCATCATCACCAATATCGATCCCGAGCATATGGAGCATTACGGCGATTTCGACACGCTGCGCGAAGCCTTCCGGCAATTCGTCGAGAACCTGCCCTTCTACGGCTTCGCCGTGCTGTGCGTGGATCATCCCGAGGTGCAGGCGCTGGCCGCGCGCATCGAGGACCGGCGCGTGATCACCTATGGATTTTCGCCCCAGGCCGATGTGCGGATCGTCAATCATTCCGGCGACGCTGCGGGGGCCCGCTTTGATCTGCGCTTCCAGGCGCGCGGTGCCGAGCCGGCTGTCTGGGCGGGCCTGAGCCTGCCCATGATGGGCGAGCACAATGTGCTCAACGCTGCGGCGGCCCTGGCGGTCGTGCAGGCGCTGGGCGGGCAGGAGGACGAGGCGCGTCAGGGCCTCGCGGGGTTTGCCGGCGTGAAGCGGCGCTTCACCCTGGTGGGCGAGCCCGGCCGCGTGGCGGTGATTGATGATTACGGCCACCACCCGGTAGAGATCGCCGCCGTCCTCAAAGCCGCGCGCCAGCGCGCGGGCGAGGGCCGGGTGATCGCCGTGGTCCAGCCTCATCGCTATACGCGCCTTGCCGATCTGTTCGAGGATTTTTGCACCTGTTTCAACGATGCCGACAGCGTGCTGGTCACGCCGGTCTACACGGCCGGCGAAACGCCCATCGAAGGGGCCGATCAGGACAGCCTGGTGGCCGGGCTGCAGCGCCATTCGCACCGCGACGCGTCGGCCACCACGCGCGAGACGCTGGCCGCTGACCTCAAATCCCGCATCCAGCCCGGTGATGTCGTGGTGTGCCTGGGTGCCGGCGATATCACCGCCTGGGCGGCGGAGCTGCCTCAACGGCTGGAGCAGGGGTGA
- the murB gene encoding UDP-N-acetylmuramate dehydrogenase has product MAGVADRLPPVRGKLIEGAPLADITWLRVGGPAEVLFLPADEADLARFLAETPRDIPVQVLGAGSNTLVRDGGLPGVTVRLTPAFGQITADGVRLRAGAAALDKAVAKAAAKAGIAGLEFFVGVPGTIGGALRMNAGCYERETRDVLVEAVALDRRGRRIIAPLEELGYAYRHSDAPGEWIFVEAVFEGRADDPAAITQRMDAITARRESTQPIREKTSGSTFKNPDPAQSGGRSAWQLIEASGWRGKPMGGARFSEQHCNFLINDGTATASDLETLGETVRAEVKAQFGVELEWEVRRVGERS; this is encoded by the coding sequence ATGGCAGGGGTCGCCGACCGCCTCCCGCCCGTGCGCGGCAAGCTGATCGAAGGCGCGCCACTGGCCGACATCACCTGGCTGCGCGTCGGCGGACCGGCCGAGGTGCTGTTCCTTCCCGCCGACGAGGCGGACCTGGCGCGCTTTCTGGCCGAGACGCCGCGCGACATTCCCGTTCAGGTGCTGGGCGCAGGCTCCAATACGCTGGTGCGCGATGGCGGATTGCCGGGCGTGACTGTGAGGCTCACCCCGGCCTTCGGGCAGATCACAGCCGACGGCGTGCGCCTGCGCGCCGGGGCGGCGGCGCTGGACAAGGCCGTGGCGAAAGCGGCGGCCAAAGCCGGCATTGCGGGCCTGGAATTTTTCGTCGGCGTGCCGGGCACGATTGGCGGCGCGCTGCGTATGAATGCCGGCTGTTATGAGCGCGAAACACGCGATGTGCTGGTGGAGGCCGTCGCGCTGGACCGGCGCGGGCGGCGGATCATCGCGCCGCTGGAGGAGCTGGGCTATGCCTATCGCCACAGCGACGCGCCGGGCGAGTGGATATTCGTGGAGGCCGTGTTTGAAGGCCGCGCCGACGACCCCGCCGCGATCACGCAGCGCATGGATGCCATCACGGCCCGGCGCGAGAGCACCCAGCCGATCCGGGAAAAGACGTCCGGCTCCACCTTCAAGAACCCGGACCCGGCGCAGTCAGGCGGACGCTCGGCCTGGCAGCTGATCGAAGCGTCGGGCTGGCGCGGCAAGCCGATGGGCGGTGCGCGCTTTTCCGAGCAGCACTGCAATTTCCTGATCAATGACGGGACGGCCACCGCCAGCGATCTCGAAACGCTGGGCGAGACGGTGCGGGCCGAGGTGAAGGCGCAATTCGGCGTGGAGCTCGAATGGGAGGTCCGGCGCGTGGGGGAGAGATCATGA
- a CDS encoding D-alanine--D-alanine ligase has translation MSKRIAVLSGGLSPERDVSAVSGAQVARALRARGHEVMEIDPAQAFWPETLKAFAPDLAFNALHGEWGEDGRIQGVLEYMRLPYTHSGVLASALAMDKQRAKAVLRTAGLNCPAGLIANRFEAARDHLMKPPYVAKPNAQGSSVGVVIVPEGANRPPSVLASADWPYGDEVLIERFIPGRELTVAVLGDRALTVTEIVPKTAFYDYEAKYADGGSVHQLPADIPQAVADEAMTAALIAHKTLGCRGLTRSDFRYDPAVNGLWLLEINTQPGMTPTSLAPEQAAYCGIEFADLVEWMAEDASCPR, from the coding sequence ATGAGCAAGCGCATCGCCGTCCTGTCCGGCGGGTTGAGCCCGGAACGTGATGTCTCGGCCGTCTCCGGCGCGCAGGTGGCCAGGGCGCTGCGCGCGCGCGGCCATGAGGTGATGGAGATTGATCCGGCGCAGGCCTTCTGGCCGGAGACGCTGAAGGCATTCGCCCCGGATCTTGCCTTCAACGCCCTGCATGGCGAGTGGGGCGAGGACGGGCGCATTCAGGGCGTGCTGGAGTATATGCGCCTGCCCTATACCCATTCAGGCGTGCTGGCGTCGGCGCTGGCCATGGACAAGCAGCGCGCCAAGGCGGTGCTGCGCACAGCGGGGCTGAACTGCCCGGCCGGCCTGATCGCCAACCGGTTCGAGGCCGCGCGCGATCATCTGATGAAACCGCCCTATGTGGCCAAGCCCAATGCACAAGGTTCCTCGGTGGGTGTGGTCATTGTGCCGGAAGGCGCAAACCGCCCGCCGTCTGTGCTGGCGTCGGCAGACTGGCCCTATGGCGACGAGGTGCTGATCGAGCGCTTCATTCCGGGCCGGGAGCTGACTGTGGCGGTGCTGGGCGACCGTGCGCTGACGGTGACCGAGATTGTGCCCAAGACCGCCTTCTATGATTACGAGGCCAAATACGCCGATGGCGGGTCGGTGCACCAGCTGCCCGCTGACATCCCGCAGGCTGTAGCCGACGAGGCGATGACAGCGGCCCTGATCGCGCATAAGACGCTGGGATGCCGGGGACTGACGCGCTCTGACTTCCGGTATGATCCGGCTGTAAACGGACTGTGGTTACTGGAAATTAACACCCAGCCGGGCATGACTCCGACATCACTCGCGCCCGAACAAGCGGCGTATTGCGGGATCGAATTTGCTGATCTCGTGGAGTGGATGGCGGAGGATGCGTCGTGCCCAAGGTAA
- a CDS encoding cell division protein FtsQ/DivIB, with the protein MKLSHWLAARLRAARHRASYALRLSIMTAAIIACGALSLTAATGRLGDAGAALERWIEARLDNAGYVVAWVDVAGARRVNASEVAELIGAAPGAGLAGIDPQEARARLEALSWVEHAQVLRLWPDRVGVILTEREPFALWQNNQVHHVIDRSGVVIEAADPADFVELPIVIGEGAPQETAALIAILDLHPEIASRTTHRVRVGDRRWSLRLASGGEVLLPEADPGGALAHLSAMHAERGVLDYEAQIIDLRVDGEMVLRPWPDRTTEPGRGA; encoded by the coding sequence ATGAAGCTGTCGCACTGGCTGGCTGCCCGCTTGCGCGCGGCGCGGCACCGGGCGAGCTATGCCTTGCGTCTTTCCATCATGACTGCTGCGATCATCGCCTGCGGGGCACTTTCCCTGACGGCGGCAACCGGACGCCTCGGTGATGCCGGCGCAGCGCTTGAACGCTGGATCGAGGCGCGTCTCGACAATGCCGGCTATGTGGTCGCCTGGGTGGATGTGGCGGGCGCCCGGCGCGTCAATGCCAGTGAGGTGGCCGAGCTGATCGGTGCTGCGCCGGGTGCGGGCCTGGCCGGGATTGATCCGCAGGAAGCGCGCGCGCGGCTGGAAGCGCTGAGCTGGGTGGAACACGCCCAGGTTCTGCGCCTGTGGCCGGACCGGGTGGGGGTGATCCTCACCGAGCGCGAACCCTTCGCCCTGTGGCAAAACAATCAGGTTCATCATGTGATTGACCGCTCCGGCGTCGTCATCGAGGCTGCCGACCCGGCCGATTTTGTAGAGCTGCCCATCGTGATCGGAGAGGGTGCCCCGCAAGAGACGGCAGCCCTGATCGCGATCCTGGACCTGCATCCCGAGATCGCCTCGCGCACCACGCACCGGGTGCGGGTGGGCGACCGCCGCTGGTCGTTGCGCCTTGCCAGTGGCGGGGAGGTGCTGCTGCCCGAAGCCGATCCGGGCGGGGCGCTGGCGCATTTATCCGCCATGCATGCAGAGCGCGGCGTGCTCGATTACGAAGCCCAGATCATTGATCTGCGCGTGGATGGCGAGATGGTATTGCGGCCCTGGCCCGACCGCACCACAGAGCCGGGCCGGGGAGCGTGA